A section of the Terriglobales bacterium genome encodes:
- the rsmH gene encoding 16S rRNA (cytosine(1402)-N(4))-methyltransferase RsmH, with product MEDNKASQEAEHGEDGGRQRHVPVLLEEAIHFLNVRRGGTYIDATLGLGGHSCELARRLGPQGHLIGFDKDPKALELARKRLGDLAAELGGEAPTITLINESYAEVGQRIEAASADGLLADLGISSLQLSDAARGFSFQAEGPLDMRMDPRNERTADQVVNHLDERTLADVIYEFGEERRSRRIARAIVRARPIRSTAHLAQVVAAALPAMKHKRIHPATTTFQAIRIFVNRELEDLRSLLEAAPQVLLPSTGRLVVISFHSLEDRIVKDAMREGAKNGVYRLLTKKPVTASEAEVDRNPRARSAKLRAAEEI from the coding sequence GTGGAAGACAACAAGGCCTCTCAGGAGGCCGAACATGGCGAGGATGGTGGAAGGCAACGTCATGTTCCAGTTCTTTTAGAAGAAGCGATCCATTTTCTGAACGTGCGGCGCGGCGGCACCTATATCGACGCGACCCTCGGACTTGGCGGCCACTCCTGCGAACTCGCAAGGCGCCTCGGCCCACAGGGTCATTTGATTGGCTTCGATAAGGATCCAAAAGCGCTGGAGCTGGCGCGCAAGCGTCTCGGGGATCTTGCAGCCGAACTTGGCGGCGAGGCTCCGACCATCACGCTAATCAACGAGTCGTATGCGGAAGTCGGGCAACGAATCGAGGCGGCGAGCGCAGACGGTCTGCTGGCCGATTTGGGAATCAGCTCCTTACAGCTCTCCGACGCAGCACGCGGATTCAGTTTTCAGGCGGAAGGGCCGCTCGACATGCGCATGGACCCGCGCAACGAGCGCACCGCCGATCAAGTGGTAAACCACCTCGACGAGAGAACTCTCGCCGATGTGATTTACGAATTCGGTGAGGAAAGGAGGTCGCGGAGAATCGCCAGAGCCATTGTCCGGGCACGGCCGATACGATCGACAGCTCACTTAGCTCAAGTCGTTGCGGCCGCGCTCCCGGCAATGAAACACAAGCGCATTCATCCGGCGACAACGACTTTCCAGGCGATCCGAATCTTCGTAAACCGCGAACTTGAGGACCTGAGGAGTTTGCTTGAGGCGGCTCCTCAGGTTCTCCTCCCTTCGACGGGGAGGTTGGTGGTGATCAGCTTTCACTCGCTGGAAGATCGCATCGTGAAAGATGCGATGCGCGAGGGAGCAAAGAATGGCGTCTACCGGCTGCTGACAAAAAAGCCGGTAACGGCTTCAGAGGCGGAAGTGGATCGCAACCCGCGAGCGCGCAGCGCAAAATTGCGGGCGGCAGAAGAGATTTAG
- a CDS encoding alpha/beta fold hydrolase: MPRRLLLLLLTVGCVSAATPQTPAQGQPQLSPLTVTVSDEVGAVIPKALVTVRSETSAEQTSKPPLLELRTDSQGQARAGLPSGFYDVFVALAGFAPSAHKVRVSEGQPAALSFALELDEAWAKEHGDEFSAETTGAFPGKAFRTTDGARIHYVEAGETAKPPIVFIPGWTMPASIWRPQLEGLRGKYHVIAVDPRSQGESDTPSDGNYPERRSRDIEELMEHLQLRDVTLVGWSMGVPEVLAYANQFGTGRLRSVVLVDGFVALDPKDSQVQAAFAGMLKQAQLDRLKWTEAFVRSMYRKPQSEDYLRSVIRASLRTPTNTAVTLMQNMATMGDLSPVLAKLDKPVLFAYEPQLAATAQIVKTKLPSARVENFEDAGHALFVDDAERFNKLVDEFVSAAHH, translated from the coding sequence ATGCCTCGCCGACTGCTTCTGCTGTTGCTGACGGTTGGCTGCGTCTCGGCAGCAACGCCACAAACTCCAGCACAGGGCCAACCTCAGCTTTCACCGCTCACGGTTACCGTCAGCGATGAAGTGGGAGCGGTAATCCCAAAAGCGCTTGTCACCGTCCGGAGTGAGACAAGCGCAGAGCAAACCTCGAAACCTCCCCTGCTTGAGCTCCGAACAGACTCGCAAGGGCAGGCGAGAGCAGGGCTCCCGTCGGGCTTTTACGATGTCTTCGTCGCCCTTGCCGGATTCGCGCCTTCCGCCCACAAAGTGCGAGTATCGGAGGGCCAACCTGCAGCCTTGAGCTTCGCCCTTGAACTCGACGAGGCATGGGCAAAAGAACACGGCGACGAATTTTCCGCCGAGACTACAGGCGCTTTCCCAGGGAAAGCTTTCCGAACGACGGACGGCGCGCGAATCCACTACGTCGAAGCCGGGGAAACGGCCAAGCCTCCCATCGTCTTCATTCCCGGATGGACAATGCCAGCTTCCATCTGGCGTCCTCAACTCGAGGGGCTTCGGGGCAAGTACCACGTGATAGCTGTCGATCCACGATCGCAAGGTGAGTCCGACACGCCTTCCGACGGCAATTATCCAGAACGACGCTCACGAGACATTGAAGAATTGATGGAGCACCTTCAGCTCCGCGACGTCACCCTGGTTGGCTGGTCGATGGGAGTGCCGGAAGTATTGGCGTACGCAAACCAATTTGGCACTGGCCGTCTGCGGTCTGTTGTCCTTGTCGACGGCTTCGTCGCGCTCGATCCTAAAGACTCGCAAGTTCAAGCCGCCTTCGCGGGAATGCTGAAGCAAGCGCAACTCGATCGCCTCAAATGGACAGAGGCGTTTGTGCGCAGCATGTACCGCAAGCCCCAGTCGGAGGACTATTTACGTAGCGTGATCCGAGCTAGCCTGCGCACACCGACAAACACGGCAGTAACGCTGATGCAGAACATGGCGACCATGGGTGATCTCTCCCCAGTGCTCGCGAAGCTCGATAAGCCAGTGCTTTTCGCATATGAGCCGCAGCTAGCAGCCACAGCACAGATCGTAAAGACCAAGCTTCCCTCAGCCCGAGTAGAAAACTTCGAAGATGCCGGACACGCGCTTTTTGTGGATGATGCGGAGCGCTTCAACAAGCTCGTCGACGAATTTGTGAGCGCTGCGCACCACTAA
- a CDS encoding winged helix-turn-helix domain-containing protein: MNQGPSVIRFAEYEADLRSGELRRQGHRLKLQDKPFQVLAALLQRPGELVTREELRQSLWAADTFVDFEHGLNTAVNKVREALRDSANNPRFIETLPRRGYRFIGPINNSANSEAVSPSQAETQSAAADVSTPDKRDLPTAPRPAARGLLLLIEGAYLVSYIAALHYLIWVRMLARFSFGAAQSFTIASLIVLWCALGLPLRFYLCFAILFDYDYLGQKFRRLFPFLLLIDEFWSAMTFFLVPTIGLGFAFPLFVLAVYSPFAQRTLVRMAYPER, from the coding sequence ATGAATCAGGGCCCCAGCGTCATTCGTTTTGCGGAGTACGAGGCTGATCTCCGTAGTGGAGAGCTGCGGCGGCAGGGGCATCGTCTCAAGCTTCAGGACAAGCCGTTTCAGGTTCTCGCCGCGCTGCTGCAAAGGCCGGGAGAGCTGGTCACTCGCGAAGAGCTGCGGCAGAGCCTATGGGCCGCCGATACCTTCGTCGATTTCGAGCACGGCTTGAACACTGCCGTCAACAAAGTGCGCGAGGCGCTGCGCGATTCCGCGAACAATCCTCGGTTCATTGAGACACTGCCCCGGCGGGGATACCGGTTTATTGGGCCGATCAACAATTCGGCCAATAGCGAGGCTGTATCGCCGTCCCAGGCAGAGACGCAGTCCGCCGCGGCGGACGTCTCTACGCCGGACAAGAGAGATCTGCCTACTGCTCCGCGTCCGGCCGCTCGTGGGCTTTTGCTGCTCATCGAAGGTGCATATCTGGTTTCTTACATCGCCGCACTGCACTATCTGATCTGGGTGCGGATGCTGGCGCGTTTTAGCTTTGGCGCGGCGCAGTCGTTCACGATCGCTTCCCTGATTGTTCTGTGGTGTGCGTTGGGACTGCCGCTGCGCTTTTACCTGTGCTTTGCCATCCTCTTCGACTATGACTACCTTGGCCAGAAATTTCGGAGGCTATTCCCTTTTCTGCTCTTGATCGACGAGTTTTGGTCTGCGATGACCTTCTTCCTTGTTCCCACAATAGGGCTGGGATTCGCCTTCCCGCTATTCGTACTTGCGGTTTATTCACCGTTCGCTCAGCGAACGCTCGTGAGAATGGCATATCCGGAGCGGTAA
- a CDS encoding cation:dicarboxylase symporter family transporter produces MPIDKKGVFSQRVWLGIVLALAALALSFVLISRTYPLPEALLRTTRWALVGAVLVYAVLRRSLMTWIFACMLIGGIFGHEFPRQAVGLQVITQVFLRLIKAIIAPLIFSTLVVGIAGHSDLKQVGRMGLKALIYFEVVTTLALIIGLAAINISKAGVGVRVPSDQAAAPAVPQKQTPSDLILHIFPENIAKSVAEGQVLQVVVFALIFGLALGMLPEVKRRPMLTLCESLSETMFKFTNIVMYLAPLAVGAAIAYTIGQLGVGVLSNLLKLLTTLYLALIAFLVFVLLPVALIFRVPIRRFVRAVAEPATIAFATSTSEAALPRAMEAMEAIGVPRQIVAFVIPTGYSFNLDGSTLYLSLAAIFVSQAAGHPLSIGEQVLLVVTLMLTSKGVAGVPRASLVILMATLGGFNLPVWPVYIILGIDALMDMARTSVNVIGNCLASVVIAKWEGEFGKEMPSEVVVEALTN; encoded by the coding sequence ATGCCTATCGACAAGAAAGGTGTTTTTAGCCAACGAGTCTGGCTCGGAATTGTGCTGGCTTTGGCCGCACTTGCCTTGAGTTTTGTTCTTATCTCGCGCACATATCCTCTGCCGGAGGCACTGCTTCGGACTACCCGATGGGCTTTGGTGGGAGCGGTTCTGGTGTATGCAGTCCTCCGTCGCTCGCTGATGACGTGGATCTTTGCCTGCATGCTCATCGGCGGAATTTTTGGTCACGAGTTTCCTCGCCAGGCCGTCGGACTGCAGGTGATCACGCAAGTCTTTCTGCGACTTATCAAGGCCATCATTGCTCCACTAATCTTTAGCACTCTGGTTGTCGGCATCGCGGGGCACTCTGACCTGAAGCAGGTCGGGCGCATGGGACTAAAGGCGCTGATCTACTTTGAGGTAGTCACGACGCTGGCTCTGATCATCGGACTCGCCGCCATCAATATCAGCAAAGCCGGCGTGGGCGTGCGCGTTCCCTCCGACCAAGCTGCCGCACCGGCTGTTCCGCAGAAGCAAACGCCGAGCGATCTGATCCTGCATATCTTCCCGGAGAACATTGCGAAATCTGTCGCTGAGGGACAGGTGCTGCAGGTGGTCGTCTTCGCCTTGATCTTCGGGCTTGCATTGGGGATGCTTCCCGAAGTGAAACGCCGCCCGATGCTGACGCTCTGCGAGAGCCTGTCCGAGACGATGTTCAAGTTCACGAATATTGTGATGTACCTGGCGCCGCTCGCAGTCGGCGCGGCGATCGCCTACACAATCGGTCAGCTTGGCGTGGGTGTTCTTTCCAATTTGCTCAAACTGCTGACTACGCTGTATCTCGCATTGATTGCATTTCTTGTTTTTGTGCTGTTGCCGGTGGCATTGATTTTTCGCGTCCCCATCCGTCGCTTTGTGCGCGCTGTCGCCGAGCCCGCGACCATCGCCTTTGCAACCAGCACCTCGGAGGCGGCATTGCCTCGTGCCATGGAGGCTATGGAGGCGATCGGAGTTCCGCGGCAGATCGTCGCATTTGTGATTCCCACGGGATACAGCTTCAATCTCGACGGCAGCACGCTCTATCTATCTCTGGCGGCGATCTTCGTATCGCAGGCGGCTGGTCACCCACTCTCGATTGGAGAGCAAGTGCTTCTGGTAGTGACGCTGATGTTGACGAGCAAAGGAGTCGCCGGTGTTCCACGCGCAAGCCTGGTGATTCTCATGGCCACGCTGGGCGGATTCAATCTGCCTGTGTGGCCGGTATATATCATCCTCGGCATCGATGCGCTGATGGACATGGCGCGAACATCGGTCAATGTGATTGGCAATTGCCTTGCCAGCGTGGTGATCGCGAAGTGGGAAGGGGAGTTTGGGAAGGAAATGCCGTCGGAAGTCGTGGTGGAGGCGTTGACAAATTAG
- a CDS encoding PLP-dependent aspartate aminotransferase family protein: MSKDQNPNRGFATRAIHVGQEPDPSTGAVTVPIFATSTYVQEEIGKNKGYEYARVSNPTRTRLEENLAALEGGTSAHVFASGMAAITAMLTMMKSGDHIVCGSNVYGGVPRLFNQVLTHYGLEFTYVDTSNSKAVEKAIRRNTKLVHIETPTNPLMTVTDIAAIAKIAHAHGAELSVDNTFMSPYFQKPIPLGADIVMHSTTKFLNGHSDGLGGVLVCTKPQHKETFAFVQKCTGGILSPFECWLVLRGVKTLAVRMEQHDRSGREVAAFLNRHKKVKEVFYPGLPDHPQHKLAKEQMSGFGAMITFETGSFQNAQKMLRKVRVCSLGESLGGVETLISHPATMTHAALGEKGRAEIGLTDGMVRISVGIEDVEDIITDLDQALAAI, from the coding sequence ATGAGCAAAGACCAGAATCCTAATCGCGGTTTCGCCACCCGCGCCATCCACGTTGGCCAGGAACCCGACCCTTCGACAGGCGCCGTTACCGTACCGATCTTCGCGACTTCTACTTACGTCCAGGAAGAGATCGGCAAGAACAAAGGATACGAGTACGCTCGCGTATCCAATCCGACGCGTACGCGGCTGGAAGAGAATCTCGCGGCACTTGAGGGCGGGACCTCCGCACATGTGTTTGCCAGCGGAATGGCCGCGATCACTGCAATGCTTACGATGATGAAATCCGGTGACCACATCGTCTGCGGCTCGAACGTTTATGGCGGTGTGCCGCGGCTTTTCAACCAAGTGCTGACTCACTATGGCTTGGAGTTCACGTATGTGGATACGTCAAATTCAAAAGCCGTAGAAAAAGCGATTCGGCGCAACACGAAACTTGTGCACATCGAGACGCCCACGAACCCGCTGATGACCGTTACGGATATCGCCGCGATTGCGAAGATCGCGCATGCCCACGGCGCGGAACTGTCAGTCGACAACACCTTCATGTCGCCATACTTCCAAAAGCCAATCCCGCTGGGCGCGGACATCGTGATGCATTCCACGACGAAGTTTCTTAACGGGCACAGCGATGGCCTAGGAGGTGTGCTCGTCTGCACCAAGCCGCAGCACAAAGAAACCTTTGCCTTCGTGCAGAAATGCACCGGAGGCATTTTGTCGCCATTCGAATGCTGGCTGGTCCTGCGCGGCGTGAAGACGCTCGCCGTGCGTATGGAACAGCACGACCGCAGCGGCAGGGAAGTGGCGGCGTTCCTGAATCGGCACAAGAAAGTGAAGGAGGTCTTCTATCCTGGATTGCCGGATCATCCGCAACACAAGCTAGCGAAAGAACAAATGTCCGGGTTTGGCGCAATGATCACCTTCGAGACCGGCTCGTTTCAGAACGCGCAGAAGATGCTCCGCAAAGTGCGGGTCTGCTCGCTTGGGGAATCACTTGGCGGCGTGGAGACGTTGATTTCTCATCCTGCGACCATGACGCACGCCGCCCTCGGAGAAAAAGGTCGAGCTGAAATCGGCTTGACCGACGGTATGGTGCGAATTTCGGTTGGAATCGAGGATGTGGAAGACATCATCACGGACCTGGATCAGGCGCTCGCGGCGATTTAG
- the cysK gene encoding cysteine synthase A: MSTTEAVHLRVAESITDLVGETPMLHLRRMIPSGSAEVYAKLEYLNPGGSVKDRAAIGMISRAESEGKLRPGSTIIEATAGNTGIGLALIGVNKGYRVIVCVPEKFSEEKMKVMAALGAEVIRTPDAEGMQGAITKAREIAAKTPDSFIALQFENQANPEFHYETTAQEIYDQMQGQIDAIVIGVGTGGTFSGVSRFLKEKNPRIQTVAVETQGSILQGNPPGPHKVEGIGVSFIPKTFDRKVCDAIIMVSDDDAFATVRELARKEGVLGGSSSGANVFAAMQIAKQLGKGKRVVTVIPDAAERYLSKNIFDGGI, translated from the coding sequence ATGAGCACCACTGAGGCCGTCCACCTGCGAGTAGCCGAAAGCATTACGGATCTCGTCGGCGAAACTCCCATGCTGCACCTCAGACGGATGATTCCGTCAGGCAGCGCCGAAGTCTACGCGAAACTCGAATACCTGAATCCCGGAGGTAGCGTGAAAGATCGTGCCGCGATTGGCATGATCTCGCGCGCCGAAAGCGAGGGAAAGCTGCGACCGGGCAGTACGATCATCGAAGCCACCGCCGGAAACACCGGTATTGGGCTCGCGCTCATCGGCGTGAACAAGGGATATCGCGTAATCGTCTGCGTGCCCGAGAAGTTCTCAGAAGAAAAGATGAAGGTGATGGCGGCGCTTGGTGCCGAGGTGATTCGCACACCAGATGCCGAAGGTATGCAGGGAGCGATCACGAAAGCACGCGAAATCGCCGCGAAGACACCCGATTCCTTCATTGCTCTCCAATTCGAAAATCAAGCGAATCCCGAGTTCCATTATGAAACAACGGCACAAGAGATCTACGATCAGATGCAGGGACAGATTGATGCAATCGTGATTGGCGTCGGCACCGGAGGAACTTTTTCCGGTGTTTCCCGGTTTCTGAAGGAGAAGAATCCCAGAATTCAAACCGTCGCAGTCGAGACGCAGGGATCGATCCTCCAAGGCAATCCTCCTGGTCCCCACAAAGTGGAAGGCATCGGTGTCAGCTTTATTCCCAAAACCTTCGACCGCAAGGTATGCGATGCCATCATCATGGTCTCCGACGATGACGCGTTCGCGACAGTACGCGAGCTCGCTCGAAAAGAAGGCGTCCTCGGCGGATCAAGCTCTGGTGCGAACGTTTTCGCCGCAATGCAGATTGCCAAACAACTCGGCAAAGGCAAACGCGTGGTGACCGTAATTCCTGACGCCGCCGAGCGATATCTATCAAAAAACATCTTCGACGGTGGAATTTGA
- a CDS encoding VWA domain-containing protein: MHLRNKLPHVTALFLLVLSAALAISQQSQTVQPATASQTQAAQPQSNAPTGVHREGTDNVLVDAAGVPLEDQSGKTLPQTNAEAEAATPPNVGGPTVSVPPPKSGEVTKTKSGGFLIPVMVQEVVLHATVVDQRSRLVTNLNKNDFTVYEDGQPQQITRFTREDIPVSIGILVDNSGSMRDKRQAVNTAALDLVKGSNPEDEVFIVNFSDEAIIDTDLTSDIAKMQEGLQQVDSRGGTALYDAVVASADYLVKKGRREKKVLLVVTDGEDNASTDTLEQAVRRVQDDNGPVVYTIGILGGEREKRARRALDSLAQHTGGVSFFPKDLGEVDQIARAVARDIRNQYSIYYRPSRPQDQGGFRQVKVDAHAPGYGRLQVRTRSGYYAGQQTRASKQ, encoded by the coding sequence ATGCACCTACGGAATAAGCTGCCCCATGTGACAGCCCTGTTCCTGCTGGTTCTTTCTGCAGCGTTGGCGATTTCGCAGCAGAGCCAGACAGTTCAGCCCGCGACGGCCTCGCAAACCCAGGCTGCGCAACCGCAGTCCAACGCTCCGACCGGTGTGCACCGCGAGGGCACAGACAATGTCCTCGTCGACGCTGCGGGCGTTCCTTTGGAGGATCAGTCAGGCAAAACGCTGCCGCAGACTAACGCCGAAGCCGAGGCCGCTACGCCTCCGAATGTTGGAGGGCCCACGGTGAGTGTTCCCCCTCCCAAAAGTGGAGAAGTAACGAAGACAAAGAGCGGCGGATTCCTCATTCCTGTCATGGTGCAGGAGGTTGTGCTGCATGCCACCGTGGTTGATCAGCGGTCGCGACTTGTCACCAATCTGAACAAGAATGACTTTACCGTGTACGAAGACGGCCAGCCGCAGCAGATTACTCGCTTCACTCGTGAAGATATTCCAGTGTCGATCGGAATTCTGGTCGACAACTCCGGTTCCATGCGCGACAAGCGCCAGGCGGTCAACACAGCCGCCCTCGATTTAGTGAAGGGCAGCAATCCCGAGGATGAAGTATTCATCGTGAACTTCAGCGATGAAGCCATCATCGACACCGACCTCACCAGCGATATCGCGAAGATGCAGGAAGGCCTGCAGCAAGTTGATTCCCGAGGTGGAACTGCACTCTACGATGCCGTGGTCGCCTCCGCCGATTACCTGGTGAAAAAAGGACGTCGTGAAAAGAAGGTGCTGTTGGTGGTCACCGATGGTGAAGACAATGCCAGCACCGACACGCTCGAACAGGCCGTCCGGCGCGTGCAGGACGACAATGGGCCGGTAGTCTACACCATCGGAATTCTCGGTGGGGAGCGTGAGAAGCGTGCGAGGCGCGCGCTCGATTCACTAGCGCAGCACACCGGCGGCGTCTCCTTCTTTCCCAAAGATCTGGGTGAAGTCGATCAGATCGCGCGCGCAGTGGCCCGCGATATTCGCAATCAATACTCGATCTATTACCGTCCAAGCCGTCCCCAGGACCAGGGTGGATTTCGTCAGGTCAAGGTCGACGCACATGCGCCGGGCTACGGACGTCTGCAGGTCCGCACCCGCAGTGGCTACTACGCAGGCCAGCAGACACGCGCTTCCAAACAGTAG
- a CDS encoding VWA domain-containing protein, translated as MPGTSGPSVSVSLIGKRSTTPQTFSALASTCKVTSRIFSLLAFVAIFAATTFAQGTGDLTDVHITPRAKAEPANAVASPDVSTPSVGLKTTNRQFKVDVNLVLVPVTVTDPMNRLVTGLERDNFLLSEANQGQQIRSFSSEDAPLSLGVIFDLSGSMGNKIEKSKQAVVEFFKTANPDDEFFMIGFADKPELLADFTNSIEDIQSRLVFANAKGRTALLDAIYMGMKKMKSAHHEKKALLIISDGGDNRSRYTDSEIKSLVKEADVGVYAIGLFDNSAATPEERYGPYLLNEISDVTGGRMFRVDDVNELADVATKIGVELRNQYVLGYRPTNAARDGKWRKIKVKLNAPKGLPPLTVHAKTGYYAPTE; from the coding sequence ACCAGCGGGCCATCTGTTTCTGTTTCCCTGATCGGCAAGCGTTCGACGACTCCGCAGACATTCTCTGCGCTCGCATCAACCTGCAAAGTTACTTCCAGAATTTTCAGTCTCCTCGCGTTCGTCGCGATCTTTGCGGCTACAACATTTGCGCAAGGCACTGGCGATCTCACCGACGTTCACATCACCCCGCGCGCGAAGGCCGAACCGGCGAACGCAGTTGCGAGTCCAGACGTGAGCACGCCGTCGGTTGGACTAAAGACGACTAATCGGCAGTTCAAAGTCGATGTAAATCTAGTCCTTGTTCCCGTGACCGTTACTGATCCTATGAATCGTTTGGTTACGGGCCTCGAAAGGGACAACTTCCTACTATCGGAAGCCAATCAGGGACAGCAGATCCGCTCATTCTCCAGCGAGGACGCTCCACTTTCGCTGGGCGTGATCTTCGATCTCAGCGGGAGTATGGGCAATAAGATCGAGAAGAGTAAGCAGGCGGTGGTGGAGTTTTTCAAGACGGCGAATCCTGACGACGAGTTTTTTATGATCGGATTCGCGGACAAGCCTGAGCTCTTGGCCGATTTCACAAACTCTATCGAAGACATTCAGAGCCGGCTCGTGTTTGCAAATGCAAAGGGCAGGACCGCACTGCTCGATGCGATCTACATGGGCATGAAGAAGATGAAATCGGCGCATCACGAGAAGAAGGCGCTGCTCATCATCTCCGATGGTGGCGACAATCGCAGCCGCTACACCGACAGCGAGATTAAGTCCCTGGTCAAAGAAGCCGATGTTGGGGTCTATGCCATCGGATTATTTGACAATAGCGCTGCAACCCCGGAAGAGCGCTACGGACCCTATCTCCTCAATGAAATCTCCGATGTGACTGGCGGACGCATGTTCCGCGTGGACGATGTGAACGAACTGGCCGATGTCGCCACAAAGATTGGAGTAGAGCTGCGCAACCAATATGTGCTTGGTTACCGTCCAACAAATGCAGCTCGGGATGGCAAGTGGCGCAAGATAAAGGTTAAGCTAAATGCACCCAAGGGCCTGCCGCCACTCACTGTACATGCAAAAACCGGATACTATGCACCTACGGAATAA